From Rutidosis leptorrhynchoides isolate AG116_Rl617_1_P2 chromosome 3, CSIRO_AGI_Rlap_v1, whole genome shotgun sequence, a single genomic window includes:
- the LOC139898157 gene encoding uncharacterized protein gives MDRRKRGGNKEESNSTNMNLKSILKDIEHIGRTHMTWKEKKDMENRKVVSLGGKPPKKQRIPLSVALVPMKRQKEREQKILQENIILGQVGGKRGNRSKRSSGPRKPEDRVLISTAGHFRNGILDVKELLKSKASSSGSKSRGFGSDPSSYAFGGGSGSRGSAKGGKKKGGKKKGGKKGGRRKGH, from the exons ATGGATCGAAGAAAGCGAGGTGGAAATAAAGAAGAATCGAATTCGACAAACATGAATTTGAAATCGATATTGAAAGATATCGAGCATATTG GACGCACCCATATGACATGGAAAGAGAAGAAGGATATGGAAAACCGGAAAGTCGTTTCACTTGGTGGAAAG CCCCCTAAGAAGCAGAGGATCCCGTTAAGTGTAGCGTTAGTACCGATGAAAAGACAGAAAGAAAGGGAGCAAAAAATATTACAAGAG AATATAATACTTGGACAAGTTGGAGGAAAACGTGGAAACCGTAGCAAACGCTCTTCAGGGCCACGTAAACCCGAGGATAGAGTACTAATTTCAACTGCAGGCCATTTCAGGAATGGTATACTCGATGTTAAAGAGTTGTTGAAATCCAAAGCTTCATCGAGCGGTTCTAAAAGCCGTGGGTTCGGTAGTGATCCTAGTAGTTATGCATTTGGTGGTGGGTCCGGTAGTCGTGGGTCCGCTAAAGGCGGCAAGAAAAAGGGTGGCAAAAAGAAAGGTGGAAAAAAAGGTGGTCGTCGAAAAGGCCATTAA